A single Parabacteroides timonensis DNA region contains:
- a CDS encoding DUF5107 domain-containing protein, with the protein MKKILLLLCTVATMGPLCAQQATVTETVQTVKTYPFSDPDPVADPSDLFYPYFRFDGFSAKGTDRQWKVVSLENDYIKLTLFPEIGGKIWGAVDKTTGKEFIYNNHVVKFRDIAMRGPWTSGGIEFNFGIIGHAPTSSTPVDYVTRQKPDGSVSCYVSSYELVTRTLWTVEVNLPKDKAYFTTTTTWHNSSSIDQPYYQWMNAGYPAAGNAEFCYPGTNYIGHGGELHSFPLDEQGRDISCYEKNDFGNSKSYHIVGKYNDFYGAYWHDNDFGSIHHADYDEKLGMKIFLWGLSREGGIWEDLLTDTDGQYIELQSGRMYNQPASNSSLTPYKHTAFGPQATDRWTEYWFPVKGIKGVSKASRIGALNVLREDGFLKLYFSPLQKLSTTIKLYEGEKEMNSIPLNCGVLETWKDSIPLNKAVAAGRLKVVVGEDLLVYSEVPSDNITSRPKQLPADFDWNSVYGLYTQGEQWMNQKVLDKAEKFLLASLEKDPYFVPALTDLASLYYRQGRYDEALARCKTALSINTYDGDVNYLYGLCNMALGNHTDAKDGFSVASYSPGVRSAAYEKLAEMFLLDKNWAKAEHYALRSKEFNQMNLSADHVLMVVYRKTNQPEKAKALIDPLLEDLPLYHAARFEQLYQGEGSGHPIDDLQSLIRNELPFETYMELAEWYESVGCTEEALSLLSCAGNYPIALYKQAYLLHQAGNDDESRGMLQRAGALSPAMVFPFRPSSLKALEWAKTVQPDWKIDYYEALIRWANQDKAKALELLENCGEADYAPFYLSRASLKEGESRLADLLKAEQIEMSWRTGFALINHYVANNQWQKAVETGKKYTKKYPSNYYIGLKYAKALCETGQYQPCISLLSRMQVLPNEGSYAGRAVYREANLYRAMEQLSHKNYKQVMKSVEASKEWPENLGVGKPYDDMIDSRLEDYLEAKAAAEQGDSRKASALLSAVAGYKTSRSHFGSGNLLSALALRESGKVQEADRMVAAWSMDFPENRVAQWCTAIYRGEKEKAAGMLQSRNDQTDTTPWEASFRDSNFGLIVRLFSIEGIRSRY; encoded by the coding sequence ATGAAAAAGATTCTCCTTCTTCTTTGTACTGTTGCGACGATGGGACCTTTATGTGCGCAGCAGGCTACCGTTACAGAAACGGTACAAACAGTTAAAACCTATCCTTTCTCTGATCCTGATCCGGTGGCGGATCCCTCCGATCTGTTCTATCCTTATTTCCGTTTTGATGGTTTTTCTGCTAAAGGAACCGACCGGCAATGGAAAGTAGTCTCTCTTGAAAATGATTATATCAAACTGACCCTCTTCCCCGAGATAGGTGGAAAGATATGGGGAGCCGTAGATAAAACGACCGGTAAGGAGTTTATCTACAACAACCATGTCGTGAAATTCCGTGATATTGCGATGCGTGGTCCCTGGACATCGGGCGGTATCGAGTTCAACTTCGGTATCATTGGTCATGCACCGACTTCCAGTACGCCGGTCGACTATGTGACCCGGCAGAAACCGGACGGAAGCGTGAGTTGTTATGTCTCTTCCTATGAACTGGTTACCCGGACACTGTGGACCGTGGAGGTGAATCTTCCGAAAGATAAGGCTTACTTTACGACGACAACGACCTGGCATAACAGTTCATCCATTGACCAGCCTTACTATCAGTGGATGAATGCCGGCTATCCGGCAGCGGGGAATGCCGAGTTCTGCTATCCCGGAACCAATTATATCGGACATGGTGGTGAACTCCATTCTTTCCCTTTGGATGAACAGGGCCGCGACATCTCCTGTTATGAAAAGAACGACTTCGGTAATTCCAAATCTTATCATATCGTAGGGAAGTATAACGATTTCTACGGTGCTTACTGGCATGACAACGATTTTGGCTCCATCCATCATGCCGATTATGACGAGAAACTGGGTATGAAGATTTTCCTTTGGGGTCTTTCCCGGGAGGGAGGTATCTGGGAAGATTTGCTGACGGATACGGACGGCCAGTATATCGAACTGCAATCGGGTCGCATGTATAACCAGCCGGCTTCCAATAGTAGCTTAACTCCTTATAAACATACGGCATTCGGTCCGCAGGCGACCGACAGGTGGACTGAGTACTGGTTCCCGGTAAAAGGAATCAAAGGAGTCTCAAAGGCGAGCCGTATCGGAGCGCTTAACGTGTTGAGGGAAGATGGCTTTCTGAAGTTATATTTCTCTCCTTTGCAGAAATTATCTACAACCATAAAACTCTATGAAGGAGAAAAGGAAATGAACTCCATCCCGTTGAACTGCGGTGTACTGGAAACCTGGAAAGATTCTATCCCATTGAATAAGGCTGTTGCCGCCGGTCGGCTGAAAGTCGTGGTAGGCGAGGACTTGCTGGTGTATTCAGAGGTACCTTCGGATAACATCACCAGTCGCCCGAAACAACTGCCTGCCGATTTTGACTGGAACTCGGTATATGGTCTTTATACGCAGGGAGAGCAATGGATGAATCAGAAAGTACTCGACAAGGCAGAAAAGTTTTTACTGGCTTCCCTCGAAAAAGATCCTTATTTCGTGCCTGCACTGACTGATCTTGCTTCCCTCTATTATCGTCAGGGACGTTATGACGAAGCGCTTGCCCGTTGTAAAACAGCGTTAAGCATTAATACGTACGATGGAGATGTCAACTATCTGTATGGATTATGCAACATGGCATTGGGAAATCATACGGATGCTAAAGACGGCTTTTCTGTAGCTTCTTATTCTCCGGGAGTCCGTAGTGCAGCCTATGAGAAATTAGCTGAAATGTTCCTGCTCGATAAGAACTGGGCAAAGGCTGAACATTATGCCTTGAGAAGTAAAGAGTTCAATCAAATGAATCTGAGTGCTGACCATGTTTTAATGGTGGTTTATCGTAAGACGAATCAGCCGGAGAAAGCCAAAGCGCTTATCGACCCGTTGCTGGAAGACCTTCCGCTGTATCATGCGGCACGTTTTGAACAGCTCTACCAGGGTGAAGGCTCCGGTCATCCTATCGATGATCTTCAGTCGTTGATTCGCAACGAGCTGCCTTTTGAAACCTATATGGAACTGGCTGAATGGTATGAATCGGTCGGTTGCACAGAAGAAGCATTGTCTCTCCTGTCGTGCGCAGGTAACTATCCGATTGCTCTTTACAAACAGGCGTATTTATTACATCAGGCTGGCAACGACGATGAAAGCCGCGGAATGTTGCAACGCGCCGGAGCTCTCTCTCCGGCAATGGTATTTCCTTTCCGTCCTTCTTCTTTGAAAGCGTTGGAATGGGCGAAGACGGTACAGCCGGACTGGAAGATCGATTATTATGAAGCTTTGATCCGGTGGGCTAACCAGGATAAGGCAAAGGCGTTGGAACTGCTGGAGAATTGTGGTGAAGCCGACTATGCACCATTCTATTTAAGCCGTGCCTCTTTAAAAGAGGGCGAATCCCGGTTGGCTGACCTGTTGAAAGCAGAGCAGATAGAGATGTCATGGCGTACCGGATTTGCTTTGATCAACCACTATGTCGCGAATAACCAGTGGCAGAAAGCTGTTGAGACGGGAAAGAAGTATACGAAGAAATATCCGTCAAACTACTATATCGGTCTGAAATATGCGAAGGCTTTGTGTGAGACAGGCCAGTATCAACCCTGTATCTCTCTGTTGAGCCGGATGCAGGTTCTTCCGAATGAAGGTTCGTATGCCGGACGTGCTGTTTACCGTGAGGCAAATTTGTACCGGGCGATGGAACAATTGAGCCATAAGAATTATAAGCAGGTGATGAAGAGCGTGGAAGCCTCTAAAGAGTGGCCGGAGAATCTGGGTGTCGGAAAACCTTATGACGATATGATCGACAGCCGTCTGGAGGATTATCTGGAAGCAAAAGCGGCGGCAGAGCAGGGAGATAGCCGGAAAGCATCCGCTTTATTATCTGCCGTAGCCGGATATAAAACCTCCCGTTCTCATTTTGGTTCCGGTAACCTGTTAAGTGCATTGGCTCTGCGCGAGTCGGGGAAAGTACAGGAAGCAGATCGTATGGTAGCTGCCTGGAGTATGGATTTCCCTGAAAATCGTGTAGCACAATGGTGTACGGCTATTTATCGGGGAGAAAAAGAAAAGGCTGCGGGAATGCTTCAGTCACGAAATGACCAAACGGATACGACGCCCTGGGAGGCCTCTTTCCGTGATTCTAATTTTGGTCTGATCGTTCGTCTGTTTTCAATAGAAGGTATCAGAAGTCGATATTAA
- a CDS encoding GxGYxYP domain-containing protein — translation MKQLCLLIISIIISSDLCFSKQSDMQPLTIVDMRYLLAADLNDPQQVKTVWDHLHTMATLQGIVNRDVPCLYIKYIQEGGNSIDDYWWNKYRQPGEWLAERDTTELSCVTDAIRYYRDKINGVVVYDSNVPATSNVASAVAGIENLIAIRYDTDSESLYARVVSGGLKLPVKIWLVNKDGTSLFTGKGNIPETNILSTGSVKNDPYRWFIEKYMKTGKCNTEYAAYYIDQYWRQKPNAAVPNHHTLTNHDFFISKKAFFFDLSPWGDEPATDDISQQPGTDLQTLQQMLRLAYDQNKGEKMCYIGGFPSWAFKYTKHADGSHDDVPTEWEFSRIISAYNAFKDADAIGYGALANASFWQHFPLKKEYKQDWVTRKELKERGYLNKEGKPDLKKRKYIIFYVGDYDASSWITQRTPSIWDDSNRGKLPLMWCISPVLAERVPMVMHNFRETASPNDYFAAADNGAGYLMPGMLQEPRPLSGLPSGLDAWAKHCQKYYRQWGLSITGFIIDGEAPGLDVNGLDCYATFSPNGIVPQKTSQVLLHKGMPVLQAGYDVNDTDPRKAAAMIVECVAKSEKPFHWFRNILKTPTWYVEVMKEVHRLNPDIELLDAPTFFELYRMYLEQKRP, via the coding sequence ATGAAACAGTTGTGTTTATTGATCATTTCTATTATAATATCGTCTGATTTATGTTTTTCGAAACAGTCGGATATGCAACCTTTAACTATTGTCGATATGCGTTATTTACTTGCTGCGGATTTGAATGATCCGCAGCAGGTTAAAACTGTATGGGATCATTTGCATACAATGGCGACTTTGCAGGGGATTGTGAATAGGGATGTTCCTTGTTTATATATAAAATATATACAGGAAGGTGGAAATTCTATTGACGATTATTGGTGGAATAAATACCGGCAACCCGGGGAATGGCTGGCAGAACGTGATACAACGGAGTTGTCATGTGTGACGGATGCTATTCGGTATTATAGAGATAAAATCAATGGAGTTGTCGTATATGATTCGAATGTTCCTGCAACAAGTAATGTGGCTTCTGCTGTTGCAGGTATTGAAAATCTGATAGCTATACGTTATGATACTGACTCGGAAAGTCTGTATGCCCGGGTCGTATCGGGTGGTTTGAAATTGCCGGTGAAAATCTGGTTGGTAAATAAAGACGGAACTTCGCTCTTTACCGGAAAAGGAAACATTCCGGAAACAAATATCTTATCGACCGGTTCTGTCAAAAATGATCCTTATCGTTGGTTTATCGAGAAATATATGAAAACCGGAAAATGTAATACGGAGTATGCAGCATATTATATCGACCAATATTGGAGACAGAAGCCGAATGCGGCAGTTCCCAATCATCATACGCTGACCAATCATGATTTTTTTATAAGTAAAAAGGCTTTTTTCTTTGACCTGTCTCCGTGGGGTGACGAACCGGCAACAGATGATATAAGTCAGCAGCCAGGTACGGATTTGCAAACATTGCAACAAATGTTGCGGTTGGCCTATGATCAAAATAAAGGCGAGAAAATGTGTTATATTGGTGGTTTCCCTTCCTGGGCATTCAAATATACCAAACATGCAGATGGTAGTCATGATGATGTTCCTACAGAATGGGAATTTTCTCGGATTATCAGTGCTTATAATGCTTTTAAAGATGCGGATGCTATCGGATATGGAGCATTGGCAAATGCTTCTTTTTGGCAGCATTTTCCTTTAAAAAAGGAATATAAGCAAGATTGGGTAACCCGGAAGGAGTTAAAAGAACGGGGATATTTGAATAAAGAGGGAAAGCCTGATTTGAAGAAACGGAAATATATAATTTTCTATGTAGGTGATTACGATGCTTCTTCGTGGATCACCCAACGCACACCTTCGATTTGGGATGATTCGAACCGGGGAAAGCTCCCGCTCATGTGGTGCATAAGCCCTGTTCTGGCAGAGCGGGTTCCAATGGTTATGCATAACTTTCGCGAGACTGCCAGCCCGAATGATTATTTTGCTGCTGCCGATAACGGAGCAGGATATCTGATGCCGGGTATGCTTCAGGAGCCTCGTCCTTTATCGGGATTACCGTCCGGTTTGGATGCATGGGCAAAGCATTGTCAGAAGTATTATCGGCAATGGGGCTTAAGTATCACCGGGTTTATTATTGATGGAGAGGCACCCGGACTGGATGTAAATGGGTTGGATTGTTATGCTACTTTTAGTCCGAATGGTATTGTTCCGCAAAAAACGTCGCAGGTATTACTTCATAAAGGGATGCCTGTATTGCAGGCCGGCTATGATGTTAATGATACTGACCCACGTAAGGCTGCTGCTATGATAGTGGAATGTGTTGCCAAATCTGAAAAGCCTTTTCATTGGTTTAGAAATATTTTGAAGACACCAACCTGGTATGTGGAGGTAATGAAGGAAGTCCATCGACTAAATCCGGATATAGAATTGCTTGATGCTCCCACTTTCTTTGAATTATATCGGATGTATCTGGAACAGAAGAGGCCGTAA
- a CDS encoding beta-glucosidase translates to MRIKSLFFCLVLLLTVPVINAQKPEVYKDENASLHERVTDLLSILTVEEKISLLRATSPGIPRLEIDKYYHGNEALHGVVRPGPFTVFPQAIALAAMWNPELHYQIATTISDEARARWNELCLGKKQLGQFSDLLTFWSPTVNMARDPRWGRTPETYGEDPFLSGILGTQFVKGLQGDDPRYLKVVSTPKHFAANNEEHNRFECNARISERLLREYYLPAFEACVKDGKSESIMTAYNAVNDIPCTLNTWLIQKVLRQDWNFDGYVVSDCGGPGLLVSGHKYVKTKEAAATLAIKAGLDLECGDDVYMEPLLNAYRLGMVSDADIDSAAYHVLRARMRLGLFDDPEHNPYNRISPSVVGSPAHKELALEAARQSIVLLKNEKNMLPLDVNKIKSIAVVGINAGTCEFGDYSGVPVGNAVSVLDGIKNMAGDKVKIMYAPWISSADGYELISKSYFPDGLKAEYFSDKDLEGAAKIRTDEWINFEPANQAPDPFLPSSPLSIRWTGKLKPAVSGIYTLGFMSDDGCRLSIDGKQLIDAWETHAAKTTSVEVSLEAGREYSICAEYFDNGGDKVAKLYWKVPEAGQKDRLSLYGEAESVVKSCELTIAVLGINKSIEREGQDRSDITLPKDQEEFIREIYKINPNTIVVLVAGSSLAIDWINENIPAIVNAWYPGEQGGTAVAEVLFGNYNPAGRLPLTYYNSVKELPPFDDYDITKGRTYQYFTGKPLYPFGYGLSYTSFAYKNIRIADSGDRLSLNFTVKNTGKRDGYEVAQLYVKFPELDIVTPLKQLKGFKKVFIGKGKDQQIGIDIEKDELRIWDEKQNKFVTPKGNYTFMIGASSEDIRLKINWLNK, encoded by the coding sequence ATGAGAATTAAAAGTCTATTTTTTTGTTTGGTTTTACTACTTACTGTTCCAGTAATAAATGCACAGAAGCCAGAGGTATATAAAGATGAAAATGCTTCTTTGCATGAGCGAGTAACCGATTTGTTATCGATATTAACTGTCGAAGAAAAGATAAGTTTATTACGGGCTACCTCTCCCGGTATTCCACGCTTGGAAATTGATAAATATTATCATGGAAACGAGGCTCTTCATGGAGTAGTTCGACCGGGGCCGTTTACCGTATTTCCGCAGGCTATCGCTTTAGCTGCCATGTGGAATCCGGAATTACATTATCAGATAGCTACGACTATTTCAGACGAAGCCCGCGCTCGTTGGAACGAATTGTGCTTAGGGAAAAAACAGTTGGGGCAGTTCAGTGATTTGTTGACTTTCTGGTCACCGACAGTTAATATGGCTCGTGATCCCCGCTGGGGAAGGACTCCCGAAACATATGGAGAGGATCCGTTTCTTTCAGGTATATTAGGTACCCAATTTGTAAAGGGACTACAAGGAGATGATCCCCGTTACCTGAAGGTTGTTTCTACACCGAAACATTTTGCAGCCAATAATGAAGAACATAATCGTTTTGAATGTAATGCCCGTATTTCGGAAAGGTTATTAAGGGAATATTATCTGCCGGCATTTGAAGCTTGTGTAAAAGACGGTAAATCGGAATCTATTATGACGGCCTATAATGCGGTCAATGACATCCCTTGTACGTTGAATACCTGGCTGATACAAAAGGTATTGCGGCAGGATTGGAACTTCGACGGATATGTGGTATCTGATTGTGGAGGACCTGGGCTACTGGTCAGTGGGCATAAATATGTCAAAACCAAAGAAGCGGCAGCTACGTTGGCAATTAAAGCCGGACTTGATTTGGAATGTGGCGATGATGTTTATATGGAACCTTTATTGAATGCTTACCGGTTAGGAATGGTCTCCGATGCCGATATCGACTCAGCAGCCTATCATGTTTTGAGGGCGCGTATGCGACTTGGATTGTTTGATGATCCGGAACATAATCCGTATAACCGGATTTCTCCTTCGGTTGTCGGGTCTCCGGCACATAAGGAACTGGCTCTGGAAGCGGCACGTCAAAGTATTGTCTTGCTAAAGAACGAAAAAAACATGTTGCCGCTTGATGTGAATAAAATCAAATCGATCGCTGTGGTCGGTATCAATGCCGGAACATGCGAATTTGGAGATTATAGCGGAGTCCCTGTCGGAAATGCCGTATCTGTTCTGGACGGAATAAAGAATATGGCGGGAGATAAAGTCAAGATCATGTATGCTCCCTGGATTTCTTCTGCCGACGGTTATGAGTTGATTTCCAAGTCATACTTCCCGGATGGTTTGAAAGCTGAATATTTCTCGGATAAGGATTTAGAGGGTGCCGCTAAAATTAGAACAGATGAATGGATCAATTTTGAACCAGCTAATCAGGCTCCCGATCCATTCCTGCCCTCTTCCCCTTTGTCTATACGTTGGACGGGAAAACTGAAACCGGCTGTCAGTGGAATTTATACGCTTGGATTTATGTCGGATGATGGTTGCCGTTTATCCATTGATGGAAAGCAACTTATCGATGCCTGGGAAACTCATGCTGCTAAAACAACCTCTGTTGAGGTCTCTTTGGAAGCTGGGCGTGAATATTCTATTTGTGCGGAATATTTTGATAATGGAGGCGATAAGGTTGCTAAGTTATATTGGAAAGTCCCGGAAGCTGGGCAGAAAGATCGTCTTTCATTATATGGAGAGGCTGAAAGTGTTGTAAAAAGTTGTGAGTTGACAATTGCCGTACTCGGGATTAATAAAAGTATAGAACGTGAAGGACAGGACCGGAGTGATATTACTTTGCCTAAAGATCAGGAAGAGTTTATACGTGAAATTTATAAGATAAATCCAAATACCATAGTTGTTTTGGTTGCAGGAAGTTCACTGGCTATCGACTGGATTAATGAAAATATACCAGCCATTGTGAATGCCTGGTATCCGGGAGAACAAGGGGGAACTGCTGTTGCTGAAGTATTATTCGGGAATTATAATCCGGCAGGCCGATTACCTTTGACTTATTACAACAGTGTAAAGGAACTTCCTCCTTTCGATGATTATGATATAACCAAAGGGCGTACCTATCAATATTTTACCGGTAAACCATTATACCCGTTCGGTTATGGCTTAAGTTATACTTCCTTTGCCTATAAAAATATCCGGATAGCAGACAGCGGAGATAGACTGAGCCTGAATTTTACTGTAAAGAATACGGGGAAAAGAGATGGATATGAGGTTGCCCAACTTTACGTAAAATTTCCGGAATTGGATATTGTAACCCCGCTTAAACAACTGAAAGGGTTTAAGAAAGTATTTATCGGTAAAGGGAAAGATCAGCAGATCGGCATAGATATTGAGAAAGATGAACTGAGAATATGGGATGAAAAGCAAAATAAATTTGTTACACCTAAAGGTAATTATACCTTTATGATCGGAGCTTCATCTGAAGATATTCGTTTGAAGATTAATTGGTTGAATAAATGA
- a CDS encoding DUF3823 domain-containing protein, with the protein MKKINILLLLVIATLTMSCEKLDNYDEPGERLSGSLIDQITGEALVTEQPNGFRIKMSEISWSDNPEPEYFWGKADGTFNNTKIFAGTYEITPVEGAFFPVESQTHEIKGSVNVEFKVIPYLSVSITDAKRINDETMEVTYTIARKQVGDKILDSRVFISTNPNVGTNILSNDLSPLKDLKDIPDEDILQTTFKETIKGLVKGETYYLRVGARTDNADKRYNFTKIIKVD; encoded by the coding sequence ATGAAAAAGATAAATATTTTGTTGCTGCTTGTAATAGCAACATTGACAATGTCGTGCGAGAAACTGGATAATTATGATGAACCGGGAGAAAGACTTTCCGGGTCTCTGATAGATCAGATAACAGGTGAGGCTTTGGTTACAGAGCAGCCTAACGGTTTCAGAATAAAAATGTCTGAAATAAGTTGGAGTGATAATCCTGAACCTGAATATTTTTGGGGGAAGGCTGACGGAACTTTCAATAATACTAAGATATTTGCAGGAACTTATGAGATAACTCCGGTAGAAGGTGCTTTTTTTCCGGTGGAATCTCAGACACATGAAATTAAAGGTTCTGTAAATGTTGAATTTAAAGTTATTCCTTATTTGTCGGTGTCTATAACAGATGCAAAGCGGATTAATGATGAGACTATGGAGGTTACTTATACAATTGCCAGAAAACAGGTTGGGGATAAAATTCTTGATTCCCGAGTGTTTATATCTACAAATCCTAATGTAGGAACAAATATATTAAGTAATGATTTGAGCCCGCTGAAAGATCTTAAGGACATACCGGATGAGGATATCTTACAAACGACTTTCAAAGAAACAATTAAAGGGTTGGTAAAAGGGGAAACTTATTACCTTCGTGTAGGAGCCCGAACTGATAATGCCGACAAACGGTATAATTTTACGAAAATAATCAAAGTCGATTAA
- a CDS encoding RagB/SusD family nutrient uptake outer membrane protein produces the protein MNYRNLFLGCLMAITTSCNSLDVPPMNIIQDNEAFESESGVTAYLVRLYQDLPIEDFNCNHDGFNQAYNYPNSANYTGEMLSCEADAVRDNINGDKFQDWRYGSVRNVNYFLQHFPEYSASFTSDQSNSWLGEAYFIRAYYYFSMVKRYGGVPIIKTVQNYPEQSIEELKVSRNSEKEVYDFIAEDLDEAIKLLPETSQSAGRVNKYVAYALKSRAMLYAGSIAQYGKIQLDGLLGIPAADAESYYQKSYEASKALENKYSLYNKYSDKCENYWRLFLDEESPENIFVKYYKYPEKTHNFDCATIPYQMRGADGYSSRFNPTLDFVMQFDDVNGNPFDLNIGTDENPVRYEKRFDLFKDIEPRLRATVIFPGDVFKNEEIDVQRGIYTSYPNGELLTSADFTALYNGKSIIGKSGMGHNETTVTGFLIRKYENPDMDKSSVLNGRSEQDWIDIRYAEILLNRAEAGFQLGHVEDALACINQIRERAGAKAYAPGALSAELIQKERRMELAFENHTFWDLRRWRVIDSEINNRQFMALYPYYIYDEDKYIFKKGYAGSKFTYDVKCIYAKIPTGEIAKNTKLEQNPGY, from the coding sequence ATGAATTATAGAAATCTGTTTTTAGGCTGTTTGATGGCTATAACTACTTCCTGTAACAGCTTGGATGTTCCTCCTATGAACATCATACAAGATAATGAAGCATTTGAATCTGAATCAGGCGTAACTGCATATTTGGTACGTTTATATCAAGATTTACCTATTGAAGATTTTAATTGTAATCATGATGGTTTTAACCAGGCTTATAATTATCCGAATTCTGCGAATTATACGGGGGAAATGTTGAGCTGTGAGGCAGATGCGGTCCGGGATAATATAAATGGGGATAAATTTCAGGATTGGAGATATGGATCTGTCAGGAATGTAAATTATTTTCTGCAACATTTCCCGGAGTATAGTGCCTCTTTTACATCTGATCAGAGTAATAGTTGGTTGGGAGAAGCCTATTTTATTCGTGCATATTACTATTTCTCAATGGTAAAAAGATATGGTGGAGTTCCTATTATTAAAACCGTTCAGAATTATCCGGAACAGAGTATAGAAGAATTGAAAGTTTCTCGAAACTCTGAAAAGGAAGTATATGATTTTATTGCAGAAGATTTGGATGAAGCGATAAAGTTGCTTCCTGAAACTAGCCAAAGTGCAGGAAGAGTGAATAAATATGTCGCATATGCTTTAAAATCAAGAGCTATGCTGTATGCTGGATCGATTGCTCAGTATGGTAAAATACAACTGGATGGCTTGTTGGGTATCCCTGCTGCTGATGCGGAGTCTTATTATCAGAAAAGCTATGAGGCTTCGAAGGCATTGGAAAATAAATATTCTTTATACAATAAATACTCAGATAAGTGCGAAAATTACTGGAGGTTATTTTTGGATGAGGAGAGTCCTGAAAATATATTTGTAAAATATTACAAATATCCTGAAAAGACACACAATTTTGATTGTGCAACTATTCCTTATCAGATGCGTGGTGCGGATGGTTATTCAAGTAGGTTTAATCCGACTTTGGATTTTGTTATGCAATTTGATGATGTGAATGGAAATCCTTTTGATTTGAATATTGGTACAGATGAGAATCCGGTTAGATATGAAAAACGTTTTGATTTGTTTAAAGATATAGAACCTCGTTTACGGGCTACTGTAATCTTTCCTGGAGACGTTTTTAAGAATGAAGAGATCGACGTGCAAAGAGGTATATACACTTCTTATCCTAATGGAGAATTGTTGACTTCCGCTGATTTTACTGCTTTGTATAATGGAAAAAGTATTATTGGAAAAAGTGGTATGGGACATAATGAAACGACAGTTACCGGTTTCCTTATTCGTAAATATGAAAATCCTGATATGGACAAATCATCTGTTTTAAATGGACGCTCTGAACAAGACTGGATTGATATTCGGTATGCAGAGATATTGCTCAATCGGGCTGAGGCAGGATTTCAATTAGGTCATGTTGAGGATGCCTTAGCATGTATCAACCAGATTCGTGAAAGAGCCGGAGCTAAGGCTTATGCACCAGGAGCATTGTCTGCTGAACTGATTCAAAAAGAAAGGAGAATGGAATTGGCTTTTGAGAATCATACGTTTTGGGATTTACGTCGTTGGAGAGTAATAGATTCTGAAATTAATAACCGCCAGTTTATGGCGTTATATCCTTACTATATCTATGATGAAGATAAATATATTTTTAAAAAGGGATATGCAGGTTCTAAATTTACTTATGATGTGAAGTGTATCTATGCAAAGATACCTACTGGGGAAATTGCAAAAAATACGAAGTTAGAACAGAATCCTGGATATTAA